One window of Leifsonia sp. AK011 genomic DNA carries:
- a CDS encoding ABC transporter permease — protein MTAYIIRRLLQAIPVFFGSTLLIFSMVFALPGDPILAMFGDKTPTPEQLAALQARYNLDQPFLIRYLDYLGQLFQGNLGTTFSGQSVNEILLRTFPNTLRLALLAIAIELVFGVIVGLIAGLRKGSLFDHGSLLISLVLISLPVFVLAFVAQFFLGIQLGIFRATVGPGAPWGDLILPALVLAALNFAYVVRLTRSSTIDTSQQDFVRMAYGKGLSRGRVVPVHILRNSLIPVTTNLAADFGILIVGATVTEGIFNVPGVGNELFKAINRHDSPEIVSIVTILVIIYVLVNLFIDLLYGVLDPRIRYVK, from the coding sequence ATGACCGCATACATAATCCGGCGGCTGCTGCAGGCCATCCCGGTGTTCTTCGGTTCCACCCTGCTCATCTTCTCGATGGTCTTCGCCCTCCCCGGCGACCCCATCCTCGCGATGTTCGGCGACAAGACGCCGACTCCGGAGCAGCTCGCGGCACTGCAGGCCCGGTACAACCTCGACCAGCCGTTCCTCATCCGCTATCTCGACTATCTGGGCCAGCTGTTCCAGGGCAATCTCGGTACGACGTTCTCCGGCCAATCGGTCAATGAGATCCTCCTGCGTACATTCCCGAACACGCTGCGGCTCGCCCTGCTCGCCATCGCCATCGAGCTCGTCTTCGGAGTGATCGTCGGACTGATCGCAGGACTGCGCAAGGGAAGCCTGTTCGACCACGGTTCGCTGCTGATCAGCCTTGTACTGATCTCCCTCCCGGTGTTCGTGCTGGCCTTCGTCGCACAGTTCTTCCTCGGCATCCAACTCGGAATCTTCCGCGCGACGGTGGGACCCGGTGCGCCCTGGGGGGATCTGATACTCCCGGCCCTTGTGCTGGCCGCGTTGAACTTCGCCTACGTGGTGAGGCTCACGCGTTCGTCGACCATCGACACGAGCCAGCAGGACTTCGTGCGCATGGCCTACGGCAAGGGCCTCTCGCGTGGCCGCGTGGTGCCGGTGCACATCCTCCGCAACTCGCTCATCCCCGTGACGACCAACCTGGCCGCCGACTTCGGCATCCTCATCGTGGGTGCCACGGTCACTGAGGGCATCTTCAACGTGCCCGGCGTGGGCAACGAGCTCTTCAAGGCGATCAACCGGCATGACAGCCCCGAGATCGTCTCGATCGTGACGATCCTCGTGATCATCTACGTGCTCGTGAACCTGTTCATCGATCTTCTCTACGGCGTGCTCGACCCAAGGATCCGCTATGTCAAGTAA
- a CDS encoding ABC transporter permease gives MSSKQPIREMPRYVAEVEDANLGAIDAVRVSERKSNLWLDAWRDVRGRWMFWASAAIILLVIVVALFPNLFTSVPPNDECYLANSNGGPEPGHPLGFTKQGCDVFSRIIHGTGTSLSVGLIVTLLVTVIGVAVGAFAGFFGGWLDSLLMRIGDMFFAIPYILAAVVIMSLFLKDRNILIISLAIGFFAWPATARILRSEVLRVKQSEFVTASTALGLSRARTMLVHVLPNSIAPVIVVTTVGLAAAITAEATLSFLGVGLPNNIYMSWGNDISAAQVDLRTNPTTLIYPSIALSLTVLAFIMMGETVRDALDPKARASR, from the coding sequence ATGTCAAGTAAGCAACCCATCCGAGAGATGCCGCGGTACGTCGCCGAGGTCGAGGATGCCAACCTCGGCGCCATCGACGCCGTGCGCGTGAGCGAACGCAAGAGCAACCTCTGGCTCGACGCGTGGCGCGATGTGCGCGGGCGTTGGATGTTCTGGGCATCGGCCGCGATCATCCTGCTCGTCATCGTCGTCGCGCTCTTCCCCAACCTGTTCACGAGCGTGCCCCCGAACGATGAGTGCTACCTCGCGAACAGCAACGGAGGGCCAGAGCCCGGGCATCCACTCGGCTTCACGAAGCAGGGATGCGACGTCTTCTCGCGAATCATCCACGGAACGGGCACGTCGCTCTCCGTCGGCCTCATCGTGACCCTCCTGGTGACGGTCATCGGAGTGGCCGTCGGCGCGTTCGCCGGGTTCTTCGGTGGATGGCTGGACTCGCTGCTCATGCGCATCGGCGACATGTTCTTCGCGATCCCCTACATCCTCGCGGCGGTGGTGATCATGTCGCTGTTCCTCAAGGACCGCAACATCCTGATCATCTCCCTCGCCATCGGATTCTTCGCGTGGCCAGCGACCGCGCGAATACTCCGATCCGAGGTGCTGCGGGTGAAACAATCGGAGTTCGTCACGGCCTCGACCGCTCTGGGCCTGTCCCGCGCACGCACCATGCTCGTGCACGTGCTGCCGAACTCGATCGCTCCGGTGATCGTCGTGACAACGGTCGGTCTCGCGGCCGCGATCACCGCGGAGGCGACCCTGTCGTTCCTGGGTGTCGGCCTGCCGAACAACATCTACATGTCGTGGGGCAATGACATCTCGGCGGCGCAGGTCGACCTGCGTACCAACCCGACGACGCTCATCTATCCCTCGATCGCGCTGTCGCTGACGGTGCTCGCGTTCATCATGATGGGCGAGACCGTGCGCGATGCCCTCGATCCGAAGGCGAGGGCATCACGATGA
- a CDS encoding ABC transporter ATP-binding protein: MTELKPLLEVRGLEVSFTTPEGQVPAVRGVDFDVYPGETLAIVGESGSGKSTTAHAIINLLAGNGRVTGGEILFDGVDLTKVSKREMENLRGRSIGLVPQDPMQSLNPVWNIGFQVEETIRANGGAKGKREIRKRAIQVLQEAGLQDAGSRLKQYPHQFSGGMRQRVLIGIALSGNPKLVIADEPTSALDVTVQRRILDHLETLTSQHGTAMILITHDLGLAAERAENMIVMNRGRIVEAGPALDLLQDPRHPYTQRLVSAAPSLVSTRIQSAVKRAEPLATITTSGVSEVVDLTHAAEHAQHATDLAGTPAIEFKNVTKVFHLRKPSGFGTTEFAAVDDVSFSVARGTTLALVGESGSGKSTAAKLLLQLEQKTAGSILVDGIDTDGLSRKQVFDLRRKMQPVFQDPYASLDPLRNIGNTIAEPLAVHGIGTAASRRARVLEVLDQVAMPSTVVGRYPNELSGGQRQRVAIARALALKPDIVVLDEAVSALDVLVQAQVLNLLADLQAELGLTYLFITHDLAVVRVIADHVCVMRQGRIVERATVDEVFSNPQDDYTRDLLEAIPGRNVRLGA; encoded by the coding sequence ATGACCGAGCTGAAGCCACTTCTCGAGGTCCGGGGACTCGAGGTCTCCTTCACCACACCCGAGGGCCAGGTTCCCGCGGTGCGCGGCGTCGACTTCGATGTCTACCCGGGCGAGACTCTCGCGATCGTGGGGGAGTCGGGCTCCGGCAAGTCGACGACCGCTCATGCGATCATCAACCTGCTCGCGGGCAACGGTCGCGTCACCGGGGGCGAGATCCTCTTCGACGGAGTTGACCTCACCAAGGTGTCCAAGCGCGAGATGGAGAATCTCCGGGGTCGGAGCATCGGACTCGTTCCTCAGGACCCGATGCAGAGCCTCAACCCGGTGTGGAACATCGGCTTCCAGGTCGAGGAGACCATCCGCGCGAACGGTGGGGCCAAGGGCAAGCGCGAGATCCGCAAGCGCGCCATCCAGGTGCTCCAGGAGGCGGGCCTCCAGGACGCCGGCAGCAGGCTGAAGCAGTATCCTCACCAGTTCTCGGGCGGAATGCGCCAGCGCGTGCTCATCGGCATCGCCCTGTCGGGCAACCCGAAGCTCGTCATCGCGGATGAACCGACCTCGGCGCTCGACGTGACCGTGCAGCGGCGCATCCTCGACCACCTCGAGACGCTCACCAGCCAGCACGGCACAGCGATGATCCTCATCACGCACGACCTCGGCCTCGCGGCGGAGCGCGCGGAGAACATGATCGTCATGAACCGTGGGCGCATCGTGGAGGCGGGACCCGCACTCGATCTGCTGCAGGATCCGAGGCATCCGTACACCCAGCGCCTGGTGTCGGCTGCGCCGAGCCTCGTCTCGACGCGCATCCAATCGGCGGTCAAGCGTGCGGAACCCCTCGCCACGATCACGACGAGCGGTGTCTCGGAGGTCGTCGATCTCACCCACGCGGCCGAGCACGCCCAGCACGCCACGGACCTGGCCGGCACGCCAGCGATCGAGTTCAAGAACGTCACCAAGGTGTTCCATCTCCGCAAGCCGAGCGGCTTCGGTACGACGGAGTTCGCTGCCGTGGACGACGTCTCGTTCAGTGTCGCGCGCGGCACGACGCTCGCCCTGGTGGGGGAGTCGGGCTCCGGAAAGTCGACGGCGGCGAAGCTCCTGCTGCAGCTCGAACAGAAGACGGCGGGCTCGATCCTCGTCGACGGAATCGACACCGACGGTCTCAGCAGGAAGCAGGTCTTCGATCTGCGGCGCAAGATGCAGCCGGTGTTCCAGGACCCGTACGCATCGCTCGACCCGCTCCGCAACATCGGCAACACGATCGCGGAGCCGCTCGCCGTGCACGGCATCGGCACCGCGGCGAGTCGCCGGGCTCGAGTGCTCGAGGTGCTCGACCAGGTGGCGATGCCGTCCACGGTCGTTGGCCGCTACCCCAACGAGCTCTCGGGCGGGCAGCGACAGCGCGTCGCCATCGCTCGGGCGCTCGCGCTCAAGCCCGACATCGTCGTGCTGGACGAGGCGGTCTCCGCCCTGGACGTACTCGTGCAGGCGCAGGTGCTCAACCTCCTCGCCGACCTGCAGGCCGAGCTGGGGCTGACCTATCTCTTCATCACGCACGACCTGGCGGTGGTGCGGGTGATCGCCGATCACGTCTGCGTCATGAGGCAGGGCAGGATCGTCGAGCGCGCGACCGTGGATGAGGTCTTCTCCAACCCCCAGGACGACTACACGCGCGACCTGCTGGAGGCGATCCCCGGGCGCAACGTTCGTCTGGGTGCCTGA
- a CDS encoding ABC transporter family substrate-binding protein, whose protein sequence is MRTRRFAVAAATLTIAALTLAGCVAPQSQVVDGSVVSVGWSQSFTSYNARTSYGNKPGNTAITSTTLSGFNYVDDVPQLVTDPSFGSYELLSEDPLVVRFTIADGVTWSDGTAIDASDLLLEWAALSGAFNEEDFDAKEFVDPESGQFTDAFPDDVVYFDSGADPEYGLGLVTETPTVSEDKKSITLAYDEPFIDWNLQIVPPLPAHVVAKNALGISDNQEAKDAVLDAIQNDDTEALAALSQFWNTGFNFTEMPDDTDLLLSSGPYVITDFIADQYVTLSVNPEYKGAHRPQAEEIKIRYISDPLAAVQAFQNGEVQVIAPQATADVWTALNGLEGTVVGGSEASFEHIDLQFDQSKSGNFNNPLIREAFLKVIPRQEILDKLIVPLKGSAELRNSQVFLPGQAGYDESVESNGSDEFLEVDVEGAKKLLAEAGATNPEVCILYSPTNPRRSNEFILIQQSAAQAGFNVTDCSSTDWRGLLGTAGAYDAAIYGWEVTSLGLIKGAPNTFATDGSTNRNFFSDPDVDALIDELVVEFDPARQTEILTEIDALVWGSFYGAPLYQNPTVTAFEQSKVTGISPSMLPPGLFWNVWEWAPATSSAN, encoded by the coding sequence GTGAGAACCAGACGATTCGCCGTGGCCGCCGCCACCCTGACGATCGCCGCGCTGACCCTGGCCGGATGTGTCGCGCCGCAGTCCCAGGTGGTCGACGGGTCCGTGGTCTCGGTGGGGTGGAGCCAGTCCTTCACCTCGTACAACGCGAGGACGAGCTACGGCAACAAGCCGGGCAACACGGCCATCACCTCGACGACGCTGTCCGGCTTCAACTACGTCGACGACGTACCCCAGCTCGTCACCGACCCCTCGTTCGGGAGCTACGAGCTGCTCTCGGAGGATCCCCTGGTCGTGCGCTTCACGATTGCCGACGGCGTGACGTGGTCGGATGGCACCGCCATCGACGCCTCGGACCTCCTCCTCGAGTGGGCCGCGCTCTCGGGCGCGTTCAACGAGGAGGACTTCGACGCGAAGGAGTTCGTCGACCCGGAGAGCGGGCAGTTCACCGACGCGTTCCCGGATGACGTCGTGTACTTCGATTCCGGTGCCGACCCGGAGTACGGACTCGGTCTCGTGACCGAGACGCCCACCGTCAGCGAGGACAAGAAGTCCATCACGCTCGCCTACGACGAGCCGTTCATCGACTGGAACCTCCAGATCGTCCCGCCCCTGCCCGCCCACGTTGTCGCCAAGAACGCACTGGGCATCTCCGACAACCAGGAGGCCAAGGACGCTGTCCTCGACGCGATCCAGAACGACGACACCGAGGCGCTCGCCGCGCTCTCGCAGTTCTGGAACACCGGCTTCAACTTCACCGAGATGCCGGATGACACGGATCTCCTGCTCTCGAGCGGCCCCTACGTCATCACGGACTTCATCGCTGACCAGTACGTGACGCTCTCGGTGAACCCCGAGTACAAGGGTGCCCACCGTCCACAGGCGGAGGAGATCAAGATTCGCTACATCAGCGATCCGCTCGCTGCGGTCCAGGCGTTCCAGAACGGGGAGGTCCAGGTCATCGCGCCACAGGCGACCGCGGATGTCTGGACGGCGCTCAACGGACTCGAGGGCACCGTTGTCGGGGGGAGCGAGGCATCCTTCGAGCACATCGACCTTCAGTTCGACCAGTCGAAGAGTGGCAACTTCAACAATCCGCTCATCCGTGAGGCCTTCCTCAAGGTGATTCCGCGCCAGGAGATCCTCGACAAGCTCATCGTTCCCCTGAAGGGCTCGGCGGAGCTGCGAAACTCCCAGGTCTTCCTGCCTGGGCAAGCGGGTTACGACGAGTCGGTGGAATCCAACGGCTCCGACGAGTTCCTCGAGGTCGACGTCGAGGGTGCCAAGAAGTTGCTGGCTGAGGCTGGAGCAACGAACCCCGAGGTGTGCATCCTCTACAGCCCCACGAACCCTCGCAGGTCGAACGAGTTCATCCTCATCCAGCAGTCGGCGGCCCAGGCCGGCTTCAACGTCACCGACTGCTCGAGCACCGACTGGCGCGGTCTGCTCGGCACCGCCGGAGCCTACGACGCCGCGATCTACGGCTGGGAGGTGACGAGCCTCGGCCTCATCAAGGGCGCGCCGAACACGTTCGCGACGGACGGATCGACCAACCGCAACTTCTTCAGTGACCCCGACGTGGATGCGCTCATCGACGAGCTCGTCGTCGAGTTCGACCCTGCTCGGCAGACCGAGATCCTCACCGAGATCGATGCCCTTGTGTGGGGGAGCTTCTACGGTGCGCCGCTGTACCAGAACCCGACCGTGACGGCCTTCGAGCAGAGCAAGGTCACCGGCATCTCGCCGTCGATGCTGCCGCCAGGACTCTTCTGGAACGTCTGGGAGTGGGCTCCGGCCACCTCGTCCGCGAACTGA
- the typA gene encoding translational GTPase TypA, giving the protein MAIATRSDLRNVAIVAHVDHGKTTLVDAMLRQTNSFDAHAHLEDRAMDSNDLEREKGITILAKNTAISYSGKHATDGPVTINVIDTPGHADFGGEVERGLSMVDGVVLLVDASEGPLPQTRFVLRKALEAKHPVVLLVNKTDRPDARIDEVVSESQDLLLGLASDMADDMPDLDLDAILDVPVVYASGRNGAASWNKPADGELPDNDDLEPLFDAILKHIPAPTYDDEHPLQAWVTNLDSSPFLGRLALLRIFQGNIKKGQTVAWMKHDGTVANVRVTELLMTKALDRFPAESGGPGDIVAVAGFEDITIGETLADPNDPRALPTITVDDPAISMTIGTNTSPLIGKVKGHKLTARMVKDRLDRELIGNVSIKLVDIGRPVAWEIQGRGELALAILVENMRREGFELTVGKPQVVTKTIDGKLNEPYEHLTIDAPEEYLGAITQLLAARKGRMDGMTNHGTGWVRMEFVVPSRGLIGFRTEFLTITRGTGIANAISHGYEPWAGAIETRTNGSIVADRSGSVTPFAMIALQERMSFFVEPTQEVYEGMVVGENSRADDMDVNITKEKQLTNMRQSTSDNFEKLVPPRKLTLEECLEFAREDECVEVTPEVIRIRKVELDANARARSASQRKKQNA; this is encoded by the coding sequence ATGGCTATCGCCACACGCTCCGACCTGCGCAACGTGGCCATCGTCGCGCACGTCGACCACGGAAAGACCACCCTGGTCGACGCGATGCTTCGCCAGACCAATTCCTTCGATGCGCACGCGCACCTCGAGGATCGCGCGATGGACTCGAATGACCTCGAGCGCGAGAAGGGCATCACGATCCTCGCGAAGAACACCGCGATCTCGTACAGCGGCAAGCACGCCACAGACGGACCGGTCACCATCAACGTGATCGACACCCCCGGCCACGCCGACTTCGGTGGCGAGGTCGAGCGCGGCCTGTCCATGGTCGACGGCGTCGTCCTGCTCGTGGACGCGAGCGAGGGCCCGCTGCCCCAGACCCGCTTCGTGCTGCGCAAGGCCCTCGAGGCCAAGCACCCCGTGGTGCTGCTCGTCAACAAGACGGACCGCCCGGATGCCCGCATCGACGAGGTCGTCTCGGAGAGCCAGGACCTGCTCCTCGGCCTGGCGAGTGACATGGCGGATGACATGCCCGACCTCGACCTCGACGCGATCCTCGACGTCCCCGTCGTCTACGCTTCCGGCCGCAACGGTGCCGCGAGCTGGAACAAGCCGGCAGACGGCGAGCTCCCCGACAACGACGACCTCGAGCCGCTGTTCGACGCGATCCTCAAGCACATTCCCGCGCCGACCTACGATGACGAGCACCCCCTCCAGGCCTGGGTCACCAACCTCGACTCCAGCCCGTTCCTCGGCCGTCTCGCTCTCCTGCGCATCTTCCAGGGCAACATCAAGAAGGGCCAGACCGTCGCGTGGATGAAGCACGACGGCACCGTTGCCAACGTCCGCGTCACTGAGCTGCTCATGACCAAGGCACTCGACCGTTTCCCGGCAGAGTCCGGTGGCCCCGGTGACATCGTCGCCGTCGCCGGATTCGAGGACATCACCATCGGTGAAACCCTCGCCGACCCGAACGACCCCCGCGCGCTGCCGACCATCACCGTCGACGACCCCGCCATCTCGATGACCATCGGCACCAACACGAGCCCCCTCATCGGCAAGGTCAAGGGACACAAGCTCACGGCGCGCATGGTCAAGGACCGTCTCGACCGCGAGCTCATCGGTAACGTCTCGATCAAGCTCGTCGACATCGGCCGGCCGGTTGCCTGGGAGATCCAGGGCCGCGGCGAGCTCGCCCTCGCGATCCTCGTCGAGAACATGCGTCGTGAGGGCTTCGAGCTCACGGTGGGCAAGCCCCAGGTGGTCACGAAGACCATCGACGGCAAGCTCAACGAGCCGTACGAGCACCTCACCATCGATGCTCCGGAGGAGTACCTCGGCGCCATCACGCAGCTCCTCGCCGCCCGTAAGGGTCGCATGGACGGCATGACCAACCACGGCACCGGCTGGGTGCGCATGGAGTTCGTCGTCCCGTCGCGTGGGCTCATCGGTTTCCGCACCGAGTTCCTGACCATCACGCGCGGCACCGGTATCGCCAACGCGATCTCGCACGGGTACGAGCCCTGGGCCGGTGCCATCGAGACCCGTACCAACGGATCCATCGTGGCCGACCGCTCCGGCTCGGTCACGCCCTTCGCGATGATCGCCCTGCAGGAGCGCATGAGCTTCTTCGTCGAGCCTACGCAGGAGGTTTACGAGGGCATGGTGGTGGGCGAGAACTCGCGCGCTGACGACATGGACGTCAACATCACCAAGGAGAAGCAGCTCACCAACATGCGCCAGTCCACGTCGGACAACTTCGAGAAGTTGGTTCCGCCGCGCAAGCTGACGCTCGAGGAGTGCCTCGAGTTCGCGCGCGAGGACGAGTGCGTCGAGGTCACCCCCGAGGTCATCCGCATCCGCAAGGTCGAGCTCGACGCCAATGCTCGTGCACGGTCCGCTTCACAGCGCAAGAAGCAGAACGCTTAA
- a CDS encoding amidase family protein, whose amino-acid sequence MTTRRIRTAVAATTGIVSLVAVGALAATPAVAATDPAPLLMPFYTELDVTGDSQVTTADLDLIAANLGATPESASWSSVQVADVDENLVITVTDLAAVSQRMVYDDGDFEIVEASVIDMQAAMNAGVTTSVELTQAYFDRIAAYDKNVIDQGAGGRQLNSIMTTSSVALAAAAAADAERAESGMTSTLLGIPVALKDNYNTLDMPTTAGCDCWVDNQTDTDAYMVEGLREAGAVILAKATLDEWAYGFSSAYSVGNVAGIPVANPYNTTKTAGGSSGGTGAAIAANLAGVGFGTDTGGSIRVPSSYNQLVGIRPSVGLASRDGIVPLALSQDTGGPITRSVTDAAIALDAVTGIDENDPVTAAQAGLVPDSYTEFLDADSLYGARIGYVQSMIGSNATTVRLWNEAKARMEAMGATVVPITAPSGFPNVLNEGSGSKNEFKHDLNIYIAEHLAPEVTLRSLTSIIESGRLITGRIGTYVERDGITEQTYQNWAGPTGTHTTQLAAGRVLVTGMLNDPDGNPATDDALDAIVYPSGNPYSTQSTNLRLSPNTGLPSVTVPMGQATAEDGSTMNVGGGVNLEFLGRMFDEGTLLGLTYAFEQETQARTSPTLYGPLPE is encoded by the coding sequence GTGACCACACGACGCATCCGCACGGCGGTAGCGGCGACCACGGGCATCGTCTCGCTGGTTGCCGTCGGCGCCCTGGCAGCGACCCCCGCCGTCGCCGCGACCGACCCTGCACCGCTTCTCATGCCGTTCTACACGGAGCTGGATGTCACGGGCGACAGCCAGGTGACCACCGCCGATCTCGATCTCATTGCGGCCAACCTCGGTGCGACACCGGAATCGGCCAGCTGGTCCTCCGTTCAGGTCGCGGACGTGGACGAGAACCTCGTCATCACTGTGACGGACCTGGCCGCGGTGTCGCAGCGCATGGTCTACGACGACGGTGACTTCGAGATCGTCGAGGCGAGCGTCATCGACATGCAGGCCGCCATGAACGCGGGGGTCACGACATCCGTCGAGCTCACGCAGGCCTACTTCGACCGGATCGCGGCATACGACAAGAACGTCATCGACCAGGGAGCGGGCGGCAGACAGCTCAACTCGATCATGACGACGAGCTCGGTCGCACTCGCCGCTGCTGCAGCGGCCGACGCAGAGCGCGCCGAGTCCGGCATGACGAGCACCCTGCTCGGCATCCCCGTTGCGCTGAAGGACAACTACAACACGCTCGACATGCCGACGACTGCCGGATGTGACTGCTGGGTCGACAACCAAACCGACACCGATGCGTACATGGTGGAGGGACTGCGTGAAGCAGGAGCCGTCATCCTCGCGAAGGCGACGCTCGACGAGTGGGCATACGGGTTCTCCTCGGCCTACTCCGTGGGCAATGTGGCCGGCATTCCGGTCGCGAACCCGTACAACACGACCAAGACTGCGGGCGGCTCGAGCGGTGGAACCGGCGCGGCGATCGCCGCGAACCTCGCGGGTGTTGGCTTCGGCACCGACACCGGTGGGTCTATTCGTGTTCCGTCGTCGTACAACCAGCTGGTGGGCATCCGCCCGTCGGTCGGTCTCGCGAGCCGCGACGGCATCGTTCCCCTGGCTCTCAGCCAGGACACCGGTGGTCCCATCACGAGGTCGGTGACGGATGCCGCGATCGCGCTGGACGCCGTCACGGGCATCGACGAGAACGACCCCGTCACGGCCGCCCAGGCCGGTCTCGTGCCCGACTCGTACACCGAGTTCCTCGACGCGGACTCGCTCTACGGAGCCCGCATCGGTTACGTGCAGTCGATGATCGGCTCCAATGCGACGACCGTGCGTCTGTGGAACGAGGCGAAGGCACGCATGGAGGCGATGGGTGCGACCGTGGTTCCGATCACGGCACCGAGCGGCTTCCCGAACGTTCTCAACGAGGGCAGCGGAAGCAAGAACGAGTTCAAGCATGATCTGAACATCTACATCGCCGAGCATCTCGCCCCTGAGGTGACCTTGCGAAGCCTTACCTCGATCATCGAGTCGGGCAGGCTGATCACGGGCCGGATCGGCACGTACGTGGAGCGGGATGGCATCACCGAGCAGACCTACCAGAACTGGGCCGGCCCCACGGGTACCCACACCACCCAGCTCGCGGCCGGTCGGGTGCTCGTCACGGGGATGCTCAACGACCCGGACGGCAACCCCGCCACGGACGATGCTCTCGACGCGATCGTGTACCCGTCGGGTAACCCGTACAGCACCCAGAGCACCAACCTGCGCCTCAGCCCGAACACCGGCCTTCCGTCGGTCACGGTGCCGATGGGCCAGGCGACTGCCGAGGATGGCTCCACCATGAACGTCGGCGGCGGCGTGAACCTGGAGTTCCTGGGTCGCATGTTCGACGAGGGAACGCTCCTCGGCCTCACGTACGCGTTCGAGCAGGAGACACAGGCTCGTACGAGCCCCACCCTGTACGGACCGCTGCCTGAGTAG
- a CDS encoding cohesin domain-containing protein: MINSAPARPRHRRAALMAGAFAIGLSLVGVSPAHAAPALESVTLTLSPTTVGIGDSVVASATLVATTDVFAYEVTFSFNDDIFAYVEDSATGPDGGFDAVTEGPGTVTLTHTRLGTSPALSGDIALSAEFVAVGDGETSIDIPLVTLVDTENASTPVTEAASADVLVEADEVAPSPSPSPSTSPSALPEDGGPLAFTGSTMGGSIAIIVLAALAALALGVVLVRRRIASTR, encoded by the coding sequence ATGATCAACTCCGCCCCTGCCCGCCCACGACACCGCCGCGCGGCGCTGATGGCAGGTGCCTTTGCCATCGGGCTCTCGCTCGTCGGCGTGAGCCCGGCCCACGCAGCACCCGCGCTGGAATCGGTGACGCTTACGCTCTCCCCCACGACCGTCGGCATCGGCGACAGCGTGGTCGCAAGCGCAACGCTCGTTGCCACGACCGACGTCTTCGCCTACGAGGTCACCTTCAGCTTCAACGACGACATCTTCGCCTACGTCGAGGACAGCGCCACGGGCCCTGATGGCGGCTTCGACGCCGTGACCGAGGGACCGGGCACCGTGACGCTCACGCACACTCGCCTCGGCACCTCCCCGGCGCTCTCCGGTGACATCGCCCTGAGCGCCGAATTTGTAGCAGTGGGTGACGGCGAGACGAGCATCGACATCCCCCTCGTGACCCTCGTCGACACCGAGAACGCATCGACACCCGTCACCGAGGCGGCCTCCGCCGACGTCCTCGTGGAAGCCGACGAGGTTGCACCGTCTCCCTCACCCTCCCCGTCCACCTCGCCGTCGGCACTGCCTGAGGATGGCGGCCCGCTCGCCTTCACGGGAAGCACCATGGGCGGCAGCATCGCGATCATCGTGCTCGCAGCGCTCGCAGCCCTCGCGCTCGGTGTCGTGCTCGTGCGTCGCCGGATTGCGAGCACCCGATGA